The Labrus bergylta chromosome 14, fLabBer1.1, whole genome shotgun sequence region GTTCATCTTCCTATAACTCATTAACTCTTCAAGTATCTTAATACTGTAACGGCCACAACGCAGACAGATGATCAAAAGAGGAAATACAGacaaagaacagaaagaggTTCATAAATCCTGAAGGGAAATCTAGAGAGCATGAGACGTGTACAAGGGGAAAGTGACAAACACAGCGCCTCGTAGAACAACAAGGGAATTACTTTAAGTAGGGTGCCGGTAGCTTAGAGGTTACTTTGGGGTtaagtcctccaagcgggctaCCCGGATTCTTGGaagaccatagcctccatacatggggcgtggcCTAACCaatgcaccaccagcgccccctaaACATAACGATTTAAACATTGGAGATAAGACTCAGAAGCTCGACAACACACTCAGCCTCAAAGTGAAGTCAAGcagtctttattttcaaaactaCAGAAGCAACAACATCCATATCTTTACCGCTTTCTCGCGTTCTGTGGAGCAGATCCCAGCAgacattgggtgagaggcggggttacacccagGGCcggtcacctgtcaatcatagTGCTGACATATAGAGATAGACAACAAGCCACTCTACAATTTTAGAGTCACCCACTGACCTAGCGTGCATGTTTTTTGGACTttgaacatgcaaactccacacagagaggctcctgtcagacggggattcaaaccaggaaccttcatGCGGGGAGGCGACAGCGCTAACTGCTGCAGAACGAAGCAACAGCAGGCAGACAAAATCCAAAAAAACCCACTAATCCAAAAACCGGGGGAAGTATCATCGTAGGAAATAATGCTGGTACGATTGACTCAAAAGAGAAACTGGTCCAGACGGGAGGGAAGACACAGAGTAAATACTAAAGTGAGCAGGAGATGATCAGGGCAGGGTCGACAATCacacatgagggcaggaagtgaaggatctgaaacgagaCGAGAGGTAagtaacacaaataaataaaacaggaaaaaattaATATATAGTTTAAGATGCAGAGCTGGACATGACAATTATTTGGGGAAACCAGCATCGTTATCCCAAGATAAAGAAGGCAAGATCTCCAAAAACAACCCAAAGTGAAGTAtcacaggaagtgaaaaaaaggGTTTTGATGAATGTCCTTTCAGGGCTTCCATACTGGCAGCATATTGGTATATTGATCGCGTTTCCTCTCAGGAGCTGATTTACCAGATAAACTTTAAGTGCAGATTTTTTTCCACCCTCTCTTCATCTCAGGTAGTCGTGCCCTGCCGCTGGGACAAAGGGACATTGTTTGCTCACTCTTAAATAATGCGGCTCTTTGTTCCTCGTTTCTTGTGATTATCATCTGAGATGTTTCTGATGAACTAAAAGCATTGTCAGCCTGAAACTCACAACAAAACCTAATCCTATTTGTTGAGTTGAAAGTCCAAAAAGTTGTAATGATACAGATTCTAATCCATgtaacatgaaaacaaagaagacaagAGCGAAAACCTGAAATCCAGACTCATTCTTGttacattaaaggagcaatgtgtaactctgacccctcgtgtttaaaatgggtactgcagtctaaattctaaacatcatagagagctgccccccccctctcctctctagagtggatgttcactcaggtcaccatgtggtggactctgaagcttcagtgtttatccagctctgcatgggtctgtaaacctttctgtgttctaacctctctccattttttaaaaaaaagcgcctaccttctctggtccaaacaaatccagagcattcaggagcagaatctaaagttagaaggaggacatactggctgctgcattgttgtcagagaagccagcacttcaacatagcatgtttccttaatgtcttaatgtctgatcagatagtaagatacctttatcatctcactctctacacatctcactgattggtcctttaaacacaaacacttaaaacaaaaacataaagaagtgtgtgtttctttgtttctgtttttctaaatgtattgtttttgttcctgcttCAGGTTGTTTTGCTTTCTGGTGTTTTCCCTGCTTCACCTGTAAAACTTCCAGAGAGTACGGTCAGcccctctgtctccccctgctggagtTTCTTTTTGGGGGCCTCATCGGGCCCATCAGCATGTCCATGAGGGTCTCCATGAGGGAGCGCTACGGCATCAAAGTAAGGCCACAATCCTCTGCTCATTCCAGAAAGCAGTTCAGGATAAGGTGGATTCTTGAGATCCTGTCCTGTAgcagtgtgacatcactgtgtttctttttcctcctgcaggacACCATGTGTCGAGACTGCCTGTACTCCACCTTCTGCATACCCTGCTCCTGGTGCCAGATGTCCCGAGAGatcaagaggaggaaaataCAAGTTCTCCTCGTCAGTGCCAAGAACACATGACCTCTCTCCTCTGCCCGTCGTCTCCATGACAACGACCGAGATGAACCCCCGACCTGCTTCTTCAAAACGAGGTTTAGAAAACGATTGATCGAGCGACTCACAGAACAGGCAGACATGTTCGGGTTAAAAGAtaacaaatatttataaaaacctTTTATTCCTACTTTTCACCTGTCCCACTAAACGCTGTCTTTCACAAATCATTCTCACTTTCTTACATGTAATCTGTAAAGAGTCCTAACAGCTTCTGATTCATTTTCAGTTTAACTAGAAGACTTCTGTTCGACTGTTTCCTGATAAAGATTCAAAAGCAAAAAGTCCTGACTtattaaaacttattttttacacctagtgttgtagtcgagaccacactaaccgagaccaagacaaacccGAGACCAGAGTCCTCCAAGGCCGAGACAAGACCCAGATCAAggcatttagggattgagaccaagaccaagacatttagggatcaagtccgagtcaagaccaagacgtttagggatccagaccgagtcaagaccaagacatttagggatccagaccgagtcaagaccgagacatttagggatccagaccgagtcaagaccaagacatttagggatccagaccgagtcaagaccaagacgtttagggatccagaccgagtcaagaccaagacatttagggatcaagtccgagtcaagaccaagacatttagggatcaagtccgagtcaagaccaagacatttagggatcaagtccgagtcaagaccaagacgtttagggatccagaccgagtcaagaccaagacatctaGAGATCGAGATCgagatcgagaccgagtcaagaccaagacatttagggatcaagtccgagtcaagaccaagacatttagggatccagaccgagtcaagaccaagacatttagggatccagaccgagtcaagaccgagacatttagggatccagactgagtcaagaccgagacatttagggatccagactgagtcaagaccaagacatctaGAGATCGAGATCgagatcgagaccgagtcaagaccaagacatttaaggatccagaccgagtcaagaccaagacatttagggatccagaccgagtcaagaccaagacatttagggatcgagaccgagtcaagaccaagacatttagggatccagaccgagtcaagaccgagacatttagggatccagactgagtcaagaccgagacatttagggatccagactgagtcaagaccaagacatgtagggatccagaccgagtcaagaccaagacatttagggatcgagatcaagacatttagggatctagaccgagtcaagaccacgacatttagggatcgagaccgagtcaaaacCGAGACATTTAAGGAtccagactgagtcaagaccaagacatttagggatcgagactgagtcaagaccaagacatttagggatccagactgagtcaagaccaagacatttagggatccagaccgagtcaagaccaagacatttagggatccagactaagtcaagaccaagacatttagggatccagaccgagtcaagaccaagacatttagggatccagaccgagtcaagaccaagacatttagggatccagactgagtcaagaccaagacatttagggatccagactgagtcaagaccaagacatttagggatccagactgagtcaagaccaagacatctagggatcgagaccaagacatttagggatagaatccgagtcaagaccgagaccttcaaaaagtgttcTGGAGACCCTAACCCTATAATCAGAAAACTAGTTTAGATAATGTAGGGTAAAACATAAATCATTAAATAATTTTAAAGTTCTTaaactgacagaaaacaaatctgagagagagagagagagaacagcagTTTTTAGTTTCAGAGATATTTACTGTTTGTTCCTCCATGTTGTCACGctgaccttttcttttcctgtgattaaataaatgtaaataaaagtaattttgATTAACAGGGTTTGCTCGTCTTTATTTGTACTGAACATATCACTGAAGCAGCTTTAACTTGAGTTTGATTTAACTGCTGATGAAAAACCTAAAAGCGCAGCTAGAGGGCGCCACACACTTCACAATGAGCCTGCAGAGGTTCATGTGGGGTCAGTGAGGATCAGACCTCTGAGGTGGCACACACTGTTATACTTTAATAACTTAAGTCTTACTCTGTATTATATTTTAGATCAGTGATTCCAAACTCCAACTCTACTTTATTAAATATCCTGGTTCATACATTAAAGCCTGCAGCTCGAGGTGCTTCACTAAAGAacagacaggaaataaaaacagacactgaaAACAACAGGTCAAAACTTTGAAGACAGGAAAGACAGTGATGCaatcattaaaacataaaatcaaacaCCTTAGAATAAAATATTCTCACAGTGTGTCATCTTGATTAAAGTTAAAATGTGCTCATCTTATTCTGACAACTCAGAGCACTTTTGGCGCctccctgatggtagaggctgcagagtaaagagtccatcaggaactcatacatacatacacattcatacaccgctgatgaagcagcaggagcaacttggggttaagtgtcttgcacaaggacacatcggacatgtagctgcaggagctggggttcAAACCCTTAACCTTATGATTTAGAGACGGCTGACTCTACCTCTGATCCACAGCTAAGGGGGGTCTGGACCCCCTGCAGGTTGTGAACTGATGACTgagaacagtaaaaaaaaggagttgAAACTTCCCTACAACTTAAGAATCAAACATAATTTGTGTAACCTTTTAACTATTCGCATATATTTTCAAATTATAGATGACTCTcctataaataaacattaagtttggtttttgtttgtctttgaggCAAACGTCTGTTTACTCTGGAATCAGTAAGAAATAAAAATTCTCAGGAATTCATTTATGCGATTACTAACTTTCTTgggtttcattttgaaaaaaacagttGAGAGGGATTTTAAAGAATCGACATGTTGGTTTTTGGTTCAGTGCCGTAGGTCTCTGGTTGCAACTGTAAAGTAATAAGACGCGCAAAGTGCTGTCGTCTATCAGAGTATAAAGAGATGAGATAAACGACCAGGAGGCGGTATAATGTGTTTgcctttctttttaaattaaccAGAAGCTCTTTCTGTGCAgtcccttgtctgacttcctgtcggGGTCGATCTGCTCTGAGCTTGCAGCGAGCTCCGTCTGAAAAAAGACGGACTGCTGCACGTGCAGTGAAAATAAGAGCATGGAGTAAAGCCTACTGAAAGCGGACTCTGTGGAAGCTGCAGGTTAGTCTCCTTCCTGTAACGGATGATTTTAACAATCAATGTGTTTTACAGAACATCAGACAAACTGTAGGTAGCGACTAGCTGCTACTGCTAGCTAGTAAAAAAGAAGGGAAGCGTGTAGCAGCAAGTCATTTTTTAGGGgttcagcagagagaaagcaaGCTCTGACAGGAGGGTGAAAAATGGGCTCGCATTTATCAAGCTAAACAATTTCTTAAGAATATTAGCCGGCTTGTTTTGGTGTTTGactgcccccttgtggccaAACATGTATAAACGCTGctttaaacatcaacatgtgTTCGGCTACAGATCTGCGCAGACCCTCTTCATTTAAAGGAGGATAAAGGAGCAGGAGATCAAACCTTTTCCCTTTGGTGTGTTTCACTTTGCACTGCAGTCACTATCATGTCATATTTTGTCAAATTACTCCCAATAAACGttccactttgtttttttttgcccacGTTGCGTTCCCGTGGAGTCGATCCCCGTGCTCTGCTCGCACACTCGGCCCTGGTGTTCACTGTAAATTGCTCAGTGGGTTGTTTTTAATGGGATTATAATGACAGTTATGGTTTGCAAGAATTGATGTTTGTGACTTTTACGAGGTGTGAGTGGAGGGGCGGGTCCAGGCTGCTCATAAAGGCCGCAGGAATGTTAATTGGTCGAGGCCACTGCTGCCCTCTTTGTTCTGCGCGCTCACAGAAGGCTTCTGTTGTGCCGTTAAAAAGGCCAAAGAACTGATTTAAAATCTGTGACTCTAACCCCGCACACCCCCtgaaacaccccccccccacacacacacacacatattatcCCACCTACACATCCCCCCCACCCTCACCTTCATCCCCCTCCcattctttcttcttctcttcctcctgaacAAAATGGAGCCCTTTGCTTCCCTCATTTCCTCCGTGTTGCTTAATCAGGTGGTCAGCACCCCCCAACCTCCGCTGGGATTGATCCCGTGTTGGCGAGTCATTTCagcacagcttctttttttttttccttcctctcttgtGGTCGCACGACGGCTGCACATCCACCTCAGCACGAGCCAGAGGGACCCGTTTCTGAAAACCCCCCCAAAGGggatttgttcattttttattgcTCAGTAAGATTGAATAAATGAGCACGGTCACCTGTTTTAGAATAAAAGTTTTTGACCCTTTTTATACCCAGAAGAGTGTTGTGATTTTAGCAGCTATGCTAGCAGTCAGGCGGTGTGGACGGGCGCTTCTGACTCAAATATTTCAACGACCACTTGATGGattttcattacattttgcaCACAGACTTTCAAAGTTTCTGGAGGATGAATCCAGGAGATTTTGGGAGACACCATCATGCTGAAGTTgactttaaaggttttttgAGTGAGCCTTAccgaggtcaaaaagctccactAACacctgtatttattttatttatttgttttttttattattttacagggacattgcatattgataaacatttctataaatatgccagagttagccaaaagacaaattttcatctgttgtctctggccagattttataaaaggctccttaaaaaaaaaaattcaaatattgctaaaagctacaaaaatagaaatatcatcTGTAGTATAAGGATCAACTTAATGTCCTTTATAAGGCTCAGGTGACGACCCTGATGAAGGGCACAGGCTGAAACAAGTCGCTCTAATAAAGGTCAGAAAGTTGATCTTCACACTAcgagtgttgctggagcttttggACCTCTTCAGGCCTTTCACTCTTCACGCACCTCGATAggtggtgaagttgtgccagagaACCTTCCCCTGCTTCTCGAGTGTGTGCCCTACCAACTCAAATAGAGGTATCATCAACATCAGAGTTATAAATTGTAAAATCTTCAGTTATCTTCAGACTTTTCTTGCAGCTGCagccagaggtgctgcttgtcatcAGGCAAAGCAAGCAACTTCTCCAGGGGCCTCTGCTGGTCTGGGAACCCCTTCAAGATGGTTTTGCAAATATGTGTGttacagcagaaacagagaCTTAGGAAAATGACAACCCAGACCCAGACACACATTTGGCTCCTTTTAGGTCATTCCCCTTCACTGTCCACTTCACTGACGGCCTCATTCTCAGGTGTTACTTTAGCTTACAGCCCCATctggtcttttgttttgttgttgctcttcTTCATTCCTGCTTTGTTAGAAACCTATTgcagagtttttatttaaactagcaaaacacacacacacacacacacacacacacacacacacacacacacacacacacacacacacacacacacacacacacacacacaatggtcTAAATGACCAACGGGGGACCCCCCTGCACACCCTCCGTAGGTTTTCAAGTCCCGctcggttgcaggaacatacaacggaaaataaatcaattataTGGTGTTCCAGATGATTGATCTATTTCACACTTCAACAGttatttaacatgcatttttgGGCCTGAATGTAGAGATGGTTGTCATTTCAATGCTCATTTGGACACAGATTGTTTTcttctaaatgttttaaaaatgatgaatatATATTCGACTGGTCGTTGTCTTTTTCACTGACACTATAGGGAGAGCGTTGCATGCTCAGCAGCTcatttactgtcttttatttaggAAATTTTTCAGATCTTTGCACATCACAAGAGGATCTGCTTTTCCTCTGAACAGCAGGAATAATATTTTATGTGAAAATCTGACactttttcaagaaaatgtgtaaaaaatggAGCGTTGGTTTCACTTTGAGCGTCCTGGTCCTGACATGTGAAGCAGAGGTCAGCTGTTGCATTTGAACCTGAGTACGTCGGAGCGTCCAGATGCTGCTGAGCGTCATCCTGTCTGCCTGTTTCCATCTCCACAGATAGAGAGAGCACCGTCCTATCTGCCCGGAGTCTCTCTATAATTTCCAGGGGAAGTGTTCCTTTTAGGAGACAAGGTTGGAGTTGCCGGGGAGCAGACTGATAACGCCCTCAGGTTAAGATGAGGTGGGAGTCCCCGACACACGCTATCAGACGACGGGGGCCTCCGGGCAAACAAACAGCTCTGACCTCTCCAAACAACGGCAGCAGGGAGCAGCTGATAGTGAGAGACGGATAGGTGGAGGTTGGTGacagtgcagtgtgtgtctctgtgtgtgtgtgtgtgtgtgtgtgtgtgtgtgtgtgtgtagaggggaGGCAGGGAGAAGGGGGCGAGGGGGGCACACAGGGCAGGAGTGATCTGATCCTTACATGATCTCAGTGtcgatgtgtgtgcatgctcatCTGTGATTGGTtgctttttcttcacatttggAGTCTTCCAGAAGTAATCCCAGGTGACAGTTTTTTGTCCCAGAATGCAACAGAAAATTCCTCCCTGGGGAGCCGAAAAACCCCAAAAGCAAACACAGTTTTGACGTCTTCATAttttgcagaagaagaagatcgtcaaaacacatttctaaGCGTCAGGTTGAGACGTATTAGACGGTCCTGATGACCCTGAATCTCAGAAGTCTCTGGATCGAGACGAGGGTGCATCAAAACAATCTGAGCTGGTTATCTCAACAAACAGCTGTGACGTCTCGTACTCGGGGCAACTATGGACACCACTTCATGGTCACTCTGTGTCCTGACCTTTCCCAACTCGGTTCATTCACCTTACCGCGATCTAAAGATTCAGCACAAAAAATGGAGAATCTCTGAGCATGCACCAGATGATTCAGACagtgagaccacacacctgctgtttgtagaCACCAGATCTCAGGTGATCAAATGTGAcgtcagaagaaaaacaaacatggaggacgatcCACATcgtcagctggctgtcctgggatgtgttctgttttgcagtgaaaaaatctgaaaatgtggaaaagaataCGGGTGAAATCCTCGCTTTGCAGCACGAGCTTGAGGTGAGTACACAACTTCCTGTTGGTGACACTTGCccgtctgctcgctctcattggctgttgcaGGAACTCTGCCTGAtctggaatcataaatatcaaatGAGTCCTGATCAAGGCGGCTCGACcgggagcagtaaaataatcatattgacaccacacactttgAGGATTATTTATGTTATCACTCTGGTGCTCGCTGTGAGCGcatcaacaaaaataaaatacagtgttAGTGGTCAGAAGAGAAGGTCTACTCTGACTGCACTCTTTCCTTTGTGCAGCTGTGTACGCGACACACGCAGACAAATGAGGAAACGGAGGGGTGAGGTGGGAGGtgaggcagcagcagagaggtgagtgaggaggagggaggggtcaACAAATTCTTTGATTACTGAACCCTGTCATTCAGATAGCGGAGGGGTTTGAACACCGAGGGAACGCACTGAACGCCGCAAGACGGACGACTGGAAACTTTTCAAACATCTCGTTCCACTCATGGTGTGGACGTGCAGCTTAGAGGTTTATATGTCGATATGAAACGATCAAACATGAAAGTTAAATGCAAACTCTttctataattaaaaaaaaaaaaaatattttagagaCATACAGTTAATTTTATAAACATCAAAATAAGCCTCACTCAGCTCTGTAAGTAGAGAGAATAATGAAGTATGGAGCTTTGGTTGGAGTTTTtaatgtgttgacatttaacCCTTcttccactagggggcagtatTCTGAGTTAGTCTGAGTTAAAGTCCAGCCCTGAGGATCTCCTCTGTTGTTAGCTCGTGATATACGACCGCTGCAAACAAGCTCTAAGTGCATCTCGAGGTTCATTGAAAGGGTGAATAAGATCTATAACTCTTGTGTGGAAGTTGTTTCAGTCGTCTGTTGTGTCCGACGGCGACCTTACACACTTTCTTTAGGTTCATTAGTTGGCCttaaaaagacaataaacactttttttttaaaacctgagtGCAGCGCTCCGAATCGTTTAGTCAAAATAATACCAAGAACACATCTGTTTGGGGTGGAAATATTTGccttatatttaaaaagaacaagTCTCTCAAGAACAAGCTTGATGATCTCAAATATCACCCACTCACCACAACCCACCACAGtccaggacccctctcacccaccCGTCTCTTTTCCACCATCAGGTCTGAGATCCAGGACTCTGACCTGGAAGAGGCCGCGCTTTACCaccttggggacaataaagttttgttttgtaaaaagtgTCTGATCTTCTCACCGTTCACAATCAGTGACgcaaataatgaaaataaacccAAAACAAATGTGGTCAAACATCCCGAGAGGTTCTCTTAATGAGTTACATCCCACAGCGGAGGTCGACTGTGTGTTACCTCACTGAAGTTACCTTCACAAGTCAGAGAGTTTAAAACTGTCCAGAGCAGCTGAGAGCATgctgaggagtgtgtgtgtgtgtgtgtgtgtgtgtgtgtgtgtgtgtgtgtgtcactctccCTGCTGTCTACTTTCATCACATACTTGCAAACATTTCTCCTGAAACTGGTATTTTCTGAGGATTTGTTGCAGGTTATCTGTGGTTCATATATCGGACTGAAAGGAGCcctggagtgtttttttttgttgttgttgttgaccaATCAGCTGCTTCTCATCAGGACTCGTGTGAATCCTTGACATCTTGCCAAGACAAACAactaaataactaaataataaaatcagaattgagtaaaaataagtaaaaagcAAGACTTACATGTGACTGTCCTGAAAGACATCAGTCTATATGGATACACAGCTActgggagagaaagaaagagagagagagagggagagagagagacagagagacagagagaggggagggagagagagagggagagagagagagggagagatagaaagagagagagatacagagagacagagagagagagggagagagagaaagagagacagagggagagagagagagagggagagagcgagggagagagagagagagagagacagagagagagagggagagagacagagagagagagggagggagagagagggagagagagagagacagagagagacagagaaagagagagagagagagagagagagagagacagagagagacagagagagacagagaaagagagagacagagagagagagagggagagagagacagagagagacagagagagagagagacagagagagagggagagagagacagagagagagagagaggttttggttttcaaaataccttttattttaccactacctggagaaaattataacactgtcacatcatcactcagatcaagagaaggaaataaataaataaataaaaaataaaacaagtgcaacaaaaatcacaacatcaacaaaaacaacatttactgcatcaaaaatgaataatcagctctccatccccacccacagagcacaaagcttcttccacagcccatacactattaaagtcttgcacattgtccatcatttgataataggcaaattctaccttcagtctggccttcaaaagtccctccagaaccagcaccggttccacacagccagtaccctgagttcggttcttgcgtgtaagccaaatggccaacttagccgagccagataaaaagttcatcagtgtatgtacagtctttttctttgcagaatactttggcccaaaaacaaacactgcataagagaaatcctccccgagagcttcaaacaagcttttcataaggacaaacaagagtgagagcctgggacactcaacaaacagatgagacaaagtttcagttagtgaacaaaacaaacactcctctcccacccctggatcaatgtgcgctctgtatctgttcgtggctataaccccatgcacaaccctccactggagatctgctgttctcttctcaacaggcagcttgtacagggaccgccagctgcctttcggggaaacctccgggccaaaaaactcgatccacctcgactctttcactcccgacagaccacgaagatgtaggaccttaacacaggactgatagagtgcctttttccctgcctcctggaactttcccagaacaggagtactaaaggacagcagcccacctcctctttcctgccactccccgacatctggggtaacagacaaagatgggaagctgtattcgccctcttcactccactgctcacacagattctcaatgtttagaaatgtcacaagttttactggaagtgcagcaaagacttcctccaccactctttcaaccacccggctggaggtgatattggtcctttctttgagggcgtccagggtcagtcttaccaggtgacccagttttgtgcagcctgcctctctgaaactggcccggagactggctgactgcaaagttggagtccttatgaaatcattaaaaaataacggttcctcaaagatccacattcccagactctcagttttttcccttttgaatgtgtacattttccatgcctgcattacagacatataaaaggatgttaatccagtgagatccacctcctcaagctttaacagaaagagctgcttagtgtaccccagccgtccagctctcctcagcagcagtcgagcgatgtccatccagctgggaccacaagtgaaaaggagtctctgtgcagtctggagtctgaatgaggcaatttttgactgaatgtctataagtccatgtcccccttcagccactggcaggtagaggactgccgcctggacccagtgtttgcctgaccagaagaagtccaggatggccctttgaatgtcctccaccagccctcttggaggtgtcaaaaccacaagt contains the following coding sequences:
- the LOC110005321 gene encoding cornifelin homolog B, translating into MTSKVIINQPQHVMDKKESDQWESGICDCCDDVPQCCFAFWCFPCFTCKTSREYGQPLCLPLLEFLFGGLIGPISMSMRVSMRERYGIKDTMCRDCLYSTFCIPCSWCQMSREIKRRKIQVLLVSAKNT